Proteins encoded together in one Amblyomma americanum isolate KBUSLIRL-KWMA chromosome 1, ASM5285725v1, whole genome shotgun sequence window:
- the LOC144124143 gene encoding uncharacterized protein LOC144124143 gives MLSLAEPNLTLPVPCLVYGCTRRSRPAHSASAATTPCALQTLRGASTCCAQISVYSVRGRQRPLEAQHKSAGDLRQHQGPHPAAATRRGPCGSRGEGVLPRWFITADAEASRRWLNRRHQLLNRRLTATLKRMPSVFILNPDHRFLDAAKAPKKHLFAGDGYHLSAGEGVEELAEILVRSLEKVYGPGILASFSRVPTRHIIYACHHCGTKGHVNGDCYECCRP, from the exons ATGCTGTCCCTAGCTGAACCAAACCTGACGCTGCCTGTTCCCT GTCTCGTCTACGGTTGCACCCGTCGGTCGAGACCTGCACATTCAGCTTCAGCGGCTACGACGCCTTGCGCCTTGCAAACGCTGCGCGGCGCATCAACCTGCTGCGCGCAGATTTCTGTGTATAGTGTACGTGGGAGGCAACGACCTCTCGAGGCCCAACACAAGTCCGCAGGAGATTTGCGACAACATCAAG GCCCTCATCCTGCAGCTGCTACGCGACGTGGTCCCTGTGGTTCTCGTGGTGAAGGGGTCCTGCCACGCTGGTTCATCACGGCGGACGCCGAGGCGAGCCGTCGCTGGTTGAACCGCCGTCACCAGTTACTCAACCGCAGACTGACGGCTACACTTAAGCGGATGCCGTCTGTGTTCATCCTGAACCCGGAC catcgcttcctgGATGCAGCTAAAGCACCAAAGAAGCACCTTTTTGCTGGTGATGGATACCATCTGTCGGCTGGTGAAGGAGTGGAGGAGCTGGCTGAGATCCTCGTCAGGAGCCTGGAAAAGGTGTATGGACCAGGCATCCTTGCTTCTTTCTCAAGGGTGCCAACCAGGCACATCATTTACGCGTGCCATCACTGCGGTACAAAGGGCCATGTGAATGGGGACTGCTACGAGTGCTGCAGGCCATAG